A region from the Zonotrichia leucophrys gambelii isolate GWCS_2022_RI chromosome Z, RI_Zleu_2.0, whole genome shotgun sequence genome encodes:
- the NXNL2 gene encoding nucleoredoxin-like protein 2 produces the protein MVDVFSGRLLVSKDGRSVDPEEALQNKVVGLYFSAGWCSPCRDFTPVLCDFYTELLEESEPPAPFEVVFISSDHSAEEMLGYMRAMHGDWLALPFHDPYKHDLKKKYNITAIPKLVIVKQTGEVITDKGRKQIRDKGLSCFRNWLEGADIFQNFSS, from the exons ATGGTGGATGTGTTCAGCGGGCGGCTCCTGGTCAGCAAGGACGGCCGCAGCGTGGACCCCGAGGAGGCCCTGCAGAACAAAGTCGTGGGCTTGTACTTCTCCGCCGGCTGGTGCTCGCCGTGCCGCGACTTCACCCCCGTCCTCTGCGACTTCTACACGGAGCTACTGGAGGAGAGCGAGCCGCCCGCCCCCTTCGAGGTCGTCTTCATCTCCTCCGACCACAGCGCCGAGGAGATGCTGGGCTACATGCGCGCCATGCACGGGGACTGGCTGGCGCTGCCCTTCCACGACCCCTACAAGCA TGATCTGAAGAAGAAATACAACATAACAGCAATTCCTAAGCTGGTGATTGTGAAACAAACTGGCGAAGTCATTACTGACAAGGGAAGAAAGCAGATCAGAGACAAAGGGCTGTCCTGTTTCCGGAACTGGCTTGAGGGTGCAGATatctttcagaatttttctaGCTAA